The Nocardioides salarius genome includes a region encoding these proteins:
- a CDS encoding SDR family NAD(P)-dependent oxidoreductase, with amino-acid sequence MFDLTGRVALVTGAAQGIGHAVATALADAGATVVATDIRDQSDLGDEIRTRSHDVTDPRRWAEIVDEVADSEGRLDILVNNAGVSGYDQLHELSLQEWNRIVAINQTGVLLGMKHALRLMRPRRSGAIVNISSICGATSVAGVAAYHASKHAVLTMTKNAAVSYAAEGIRANAVLPGWIRTPLTLGQTDELNDAFLDATPMGVGGESADVAAAVCFLVSDHARFITGVDLPVDGGYLAR; translated from the coding sequence ATGTTTGACCTCACCGGGCGCGTCGCGCTGGTGACGGGTGCCGCGCAGGGAATCGGGCACGCGGTCGCCACGGCACTCGCCGATGCGGGAGCGACGGTGGTCGCCACCGACATCAGGGACCAGTCCGACCTGGGCGACGAGATCCGCACGCGGTCCCACGACGTCACCGACCCTCGCCGTTGGGCCGAGATCGTGGACGAGGTCGCCGACTCCGAGGGCCGCCTCGACATCCTGGTCAACAACGCCGGCGTCTCGGGCTACGACCAGCTGCACGAGCTGTCGCTGCAGGAGTGGAACCGCATCGTGGCCATCAACCAGACCGGTGTCCTGCTGGGGATGAAGCACGCGCTGCGACTGATGCGTCCCCGGCGTTCCGGAGCCATCGTCAACATCTCCTCGATCTGCGGGGCCACCTCGGTCGCCGGCGTCGCGGCCTACCACGCCTCCAAGCACGCCGTGCTGACCATGACGAAGAACGCTGCCGTCTCCTACGCCGCGGAAGGCATCCGGGCCAACGCGGTCCTGCCCGGTTGGATCCGCACTCCGCTGACGCTGGGGCAGACCGACGAGCTCAACGACGCCTTCCTGGACGCCACCCCGATGGGCGTGGGTGGCGAGAGCGCCGACGTGGCAGCAGCTGTGTGCTTCCTCGTCTCCGACCACGCCCGCTTCATCACCGGCGTCGACCTCCCGGTCGACGGCGGCTACCTCGCCCGCTGA
- a CDS encoding DUF4212 domain-containing protein, whose protein sequence is MDDAQRREYWRRNVRLMAVLLTIWALVSFGAGILFVEPLNEIVVAGFPLGFWFSQQGAIITFVAIIAVYVWRMDKLDAEFGVEEYEQEVHHS, encoded by the coding sequence ATGGATGACGCACAGCGCCGGGAGTACTGGCGCCGCAACGTACGGCTGATGGCCGTGCTGCTGACGATCTGGGCCCTGGTGTCGTTCGGCGCCGGGATCCTGTTCGTGGAGCCGCTCAACGAGATCGTGGTCGCCGGGTTCCCGCTCGGCTTCTGGTTCTCCCAGCAGGGCGCGATCATCACGTTCGTCGCGATCATCGCGGTCTACGTGTGGCGCATGGACAAGCTCGACGCGGAGTTCGGCGTGGAGGAGTACGAGCAGGAGGTGCACCACTCGTGA
- a CDS encoding VC_2705 family sodium/solute symporter, giving the protein MSDIQLWTLIFTVITFSVYIYIAYASRVSTTSGFYVAGGGIPAVANGAAIAADWMSAASFISLAGIVAFAYNGYAGGVFLLGWTGGYVLLALLLAPYLRKFGKYTLPDFVGDRYSETARLVAVVAAVVVSFVYVAGQMAGAGLVFTRFLGVGTTTGVVIGMTVVFFYAVLGGMKGITWTQVAQYSVLIVAYMIPAFAVSAKVTGIPVPQIGFGDILAELDGLQQDLGLAAYTEAFTQTSMPNMVLITAALMFGTAGLPHVIVRFYTAKSVRAARYSALWAIFFIALLYTTAPSVAAFTKLQILQDLDGTAIGSEPGWFSTWSEVGLVSATDANGNGVIDFATETVINNDIIVLASPEIGGLPAPIVGLVAAGALAAALSTASGLLLVISSSVANDVYYKKINPAATEAKQLLVGRFAMAGAIVVAGYFGINPPGFVAQVVALAFGLAAASFFPILVLGIFWKNCTAKGAVAGMLTGLTVTLAYMIWTIDIYGNSDGLFGIPETGFGTVGMLINFTVTIVVSQFTTKPSPIMQELVEEIRYPGKTKLVAQHQAGEIEL; this is encoded by the coding sequence GTGAGCGACATCCAGCTCTGGACCCTGATCTTCACGGTCATCACCTTCAGCGTCTACATCTACATCGCCTACGCCAGCCGGGTCAGCACCACCTCCGGCTTCTACGTCGCCGGCGGCGGCATCCCGGCCGTGGCCAACGGCGCCGCAATCGCGGCCGACTGGATGAGCGCCGCGTCGTTCATCTCCCTGGCCGGCATCGTGGCCTTCGCCTACAACGGCTACGCCGGCGGCGTCTTCCTGCTCGGCTGGACCGGCGGCTACGTGCTGCTCGCCCTGCTGCTGGCGCCGTACCTGCGCAAGTTCGGCAAGTACACGCTGCCCGACTTCGTCGGCGACCGGTACTCCGAGACCGCCCGGCTGGTCGCGGTCGTCGCCGCGGTCGTCGTCTCGTTCGTCTACGTCGCGGGCCAGATGGCCGGCGCAGGCCTGGTCTTCACCCGGTTCCTCGGGGTGGGCACCACCACCGGCGTCGTCATCGGCATGACGGTGGTCTTCTTCTACGCCGTCCTGGGCGGCATGAAGGGCATCACCTGGACCCAGGTCGCGCAGTACTCCGTGCTGATCGTGGCCTACATGATCCCGGCGTTCGCGGTCTCCGCGAAGGTCACCGGCATCCCCGTGCCGCAGATCGGCTTCGGCGACATCCTCGCCGAGCTCGACGGGCTGCAGCAGGACCTGGGCCTGGCGGCGTACACCGAGGCCTTCACGCAGACCTCGATGCCCAACATGGTGCTGATCACCGCGGCGCTGATGTTCGGCACCGCCGGGCTGCCGCACGTGATCGTGCGCTTCTACACCGCCAAGAGCGTGCGCGCAGCCCGCTACAGCGCCCTGTGGGCGATCTTCTTCATCGCGCTGCTCTACACGACCGCCCCGTCGGTCGCGGCCTTCACCAAGCTGCAGATCCTCCAGGACCTCGACGGCACCGCGATCGGCTCGGAGCCGGGCTGGTTCAGCACCTGGTCGGAGGTCGGGCTGGTCTCGGCCACCGACGCCAACGGCAACGGGGTCATCGACTTCGCCACCGAGACCGTCATCAACAACGACATCATCGTGCTGGCCAGCCCCGAGATCGGTGGCCTGCCGGCGCCGATCGTCGGCCTGGTCGCGGCGGGCGCGCTCGCCGCGGCCCTCTCGACGGCCTCGGGGCTGCTGCTGGTGATCTCCTCGTCGGTGGCCAACGACGTCTACTACAAGAAGATCAACCCCGCCGCGACCGAGGCCAAGCAGCTGCTCGTCGGCCGCTTCGCCATGGCCGGCGCGATCGTGGTGGCCGGCTACTTCGGCATCAACCCACCCGGCTTCGTGGCCCAGGTGGTCGCGCTCGCCTTCGGCCTCGCCGCGGCCAGCTTCTTCCCGATCCTGGTGCTCGGCATCTTCTGGAAGAACTGCACGGCCAAGGGTGCCGTGGCGGGCATGCTCACCGGCCTCACGGTGACGTTGGCCTACATGATCTGGACCATCGACATCTACGGGAACTCCGACGGCCTGTTCGGCATCCCCGAGACCGGGTTCGGCACCGTCGGCATGCTGATCAACTTCACCGTCACCATCGTGGTCTCGCAGTTCACCACGAAGCCCTCGCCGATCATGCAGGAGCTCGTCGAGGAGATCCGCTACCCCGGCAAGACCAAGCTCGTCGCCCAGCACCAGGCGGGCGAGATCGAGCTCTGA
- the acs gene encoding acetate--CoA ligase, protein MSDETLSNLLKEDRRFEPPAELAANANVTAEAYAAAERDPEGFWAEQAGRLDWATPWERVLNWDDPPFAKWFEGGRLNAAYNCVDRHVEAGRGDKVAFHFVGEPVDADGHADGRDITYAELKDLVSQAANTLTDLGVQTGDRVAIYMPMIPEAVVAMLACARIGAPHTVVFGGFSSDALASRLEDCQARVVVTADGGYRRGAPSALKPAVDEARAKAADLGHTVEKVLVVRRTGQDLGADGWDDGVDVWWHESVDTASTEHTPEAFDAEHPLYVMYTSGTTGKPKGILHTTGGYLTGAAYTHWAVFDLKPDDVYWCTADIGWVTGHSYIVYGPLANGATQVLYEGTPDSPEKGRWWQIIEEKKVSIFYTAPTAIRSFMKQGREIPDARDLSSLRVLGSVGEPINPEAYVWYRHVIGGDRTPVVDTWWQTETGQIMISPLPGVTHGKPGSAMIPIPGISADVVDEEGRPVGNGAGGYLVLTKPWPAMLRTIWGDDERFKETYWSRFEKLGYYFAGDGAKLDDDGDLWVLGRVDDVMNVSGHRLSTTEIESALVSHPKVAEAAVVGAQDEDTGQAVCAFVILRDEAGDGGEDIVEELRAHVRKEIGPIAKPRQVMIVAELPKTRSGKIMRRLLRDVAENREVGDVTTLADSSVMDLISSGISTGKGDE, encoded by the coding sequence GTGAGCGACGAGACCCTGTCGAACCTGCTCAAGGAGGACCGCCGCTTCGAGCCGCCCGCCGAGCTGGCGGCCAACGCGAACGTCACCGCCGAGGCGTACGCCGCCGCGGAGCGCGACCCGGAGGGGTTCTGGGCCGAGCAGGCCGGGCGCCTCGACTGGGCCACCCCGTGGGAGCGGGTGCTCAACTGGGACGACCCGCCGTTCGCGAAGTGGTTCGAGGGCGGGCGCCTCAACGCGGCGTACAACTGCGTGGACCGCCACGTCGAGGCCGGGCGCGGCGACAAGGTGGCCTTCCACTTCGTCGGCGAGCCGGTCGACGCTGACGGACACGCAGACGGCCGCGACATCACCTACGCCGAGCTGAAGGACCTGGTCAGCCAGGCCGCCAACACGCTGACCGACCTGGGCGTGCAGACCGGCGACCGGGTCGCGATCTACATGCCGATGATCCCCGAGGCCGTCGTCGCGATGCTGGCCTGCGCCCGCATCGGCGCCCCGCACACCGTCGTCTTCGGAGGCTTCTCCTCCGACGCGCTGGCCTCGCGCCTCGAGGACTGCCAGGCCAGGGTCGTCGTCACCGCCGACGGCGGCTACCGCCGCGGCGCGCCCTCGGCGCTCAAGCCGGCCGTCGACGAGGCCCGCGCCAAGGCCGCCGACCTGGGCCACACGGTCGAGAAGGTGCTCGTGGTGCGCCGCACCGGGCAGGACCTCGGCGCCGACGGCTGGGACGACGGCGTCGACGTGTGGTGGCACGAGAGCGTCGACACCGCGTCGACGGAGCACACCCCCGAGGCCTTCGACGCCGAGCACCCGCTCTACGTCATGTACACCTCCGGCACGACCGGCAAGCCCAAGGGCATCCTGCACACGACGGGCGGCTACCTGACGGGAGCGGCGTACACGCACTGGGCGGTCTTCGACCTCAAGCCCGACGACGTCTACTGGTGCACCGCCGACATCGGCTGGGTCACCGGGCACTCCTACATCGTCTACGGACCGCTGGCCAACGGCGCGACCCAGGTGCTCTACGAGGGCACCCCCGACTCGCCCGAGAAGGGCCGCTGGTGGCAGATCATCGAGGAGAAGAAGGTCTCGATCTTCTACACCGCCCCCACCGCGATCCGCTCCTTCATGAAGCAGGGCCGCGAGATCCCCGACGCGCGCGACCTGTCGAGCCTGCGGGTCCTGGGCTCGGTCGGCGAGCCGATCAACCCCGAGGCCTACGTCTGGTACCGCCACGTCATCGGCGGCGACCGCACGCCGGTGGTCGACACCTGGTGGCAGACCGAGACCGGCCAGATCATGATCAGCCCGCTGCCCGGCGTCACCCACGGCAAGCCCGGATCGGCGATGATCCCGATCCCGGGCATCAGCGCCGACGTCGTCGACGAGGAGGGCCGGCCGGTCGGCAACGGCGCGGGCGGCTACCTGGTGCTGACCAAGCCGTGGCCGGCGATGCTGCGCACCATCTGGGGCGACGACGAGCGGTTCAAGGAGACCTACTGGTCGCGCTTCGAGAAGCTGGGCTACTACTTCGCCGGTGACGGCGCCAAGCTCGACGACGACGGCGACCTGTGGGTGCTGGGTCGCGTCGACGACGTCATGAACGTCTCGGGCCACCGCCTCTCGACCACCGAGATCGAGTCGGCCCTGGTCTCGCACCCCAAGGTCGCCGAGGCCGCGGTCGTCGGCGCCCAGGACGAGGACACCGGCCAGGCCGTCTGCGCCTTCGTCATCCTGCGCGACGAGGCGGGTGACGGCGGCGAGGACATCGTCGAGGAGCTGCGCGCCCACGTGCGCAAGGAGATCGGCCCGATCGCCAAGCCGCGCCAGGTGATGATCGTCGCCGAGCTGCCCAAGACCCGCTCGGGCAAGATCATGCGCCGCCTGCTGCGCGACGTGGCCGAGAACCGCGAGGTCGGCGACGTCACGACCCTGGCCGACTCCTCGGTGATGGACCTGATCTCCTCGGGCATCTCCACCGGCAAGGGCGACGAGTAG
- the nhaA gene encoding Na+/H+ antiporter NhaA — protein sequence MNSSSPTPPSTSGSSRLFSRGSFLEDSRIAGVLRAETTGGLLLIAGALIAIVWANTPWSGTYEAIRDFKPLSEPLDLGLFTLHLDLSIGTWAADGLLAIFFFVVGLELKREFVAGDLRDPKRAALPMAAAVGGMIAPALIYLAWNLGADNGGPSGWAIPTATDIAFAVAILAVISTHLPTGLRTFLLTLAVVDDLLAITIIALFYTEELDLAFLGLGLLPILLFALLVQKRIFNGVLLIPLALVAWVLVHESGVHATVAGVLLGFTVPVLRRDEDSNKPGLAEHLEHLVRPVSAGFAVPVFAFFAAGVTVGGFSGLVESLQDPVAIGIVTGLVVGKAVGITGSTWLLSKFTKADLDDELSWIDVVGLSLLAGIGFTVSLLIGELAFGSSSERDEHVKVGVLVGSLVAVLLASIVLRARNRVYKSMWDAEQVDKDRDDIPDVYQTGDQDPATPPA from the coding sequence GTGAACTCCAGCAGCCCCACCCCGCCCTCCACCTCCGGCTCGTCGCGGCTCTTCTCGCGCGGCAGCTTCCTCGAGGACTCCCGCATCGCGGGGGTGCTGCGGGCCGAGACCACCGGCGGTCTCCTGCTGATCGCCGGCGCGCTGATCGCGATCGTGTGGGCCAACACCCCGTGGTCGGGCACCTACGAGGCGATCCGCGACTTCAAGCCGCTCTCCGAGCCGCTCGACCTCGGTCTCTTCACCCTCCACCTCGACCTGAGCATCGGCACCTGGGCCGCCGACGGCCTGCTCGCGATCTTCTTCTTCGTGGTCGGCCTCGAGCTCAAGCGCGAGTTCGTGGCCGGCGACCTGCGCGACCCCAAGCGGGCGGCGCTGCCGATGGCCGCGGCCGTCGGCGGCATGATCGCGCCCGCCCTGATCTACCTGGCCTGGAACCTCGGCGCCGACAACGGCGGGCCCAGCGGGTGGGCGATCCCCACCGCCACCGACATCGCGTTCGCGGTCGCGATCCTGGCCGTCATCAGCACCCACCTGCCCACGGGGCTGCGCACCTTCCTGCTGACCCTGGCCGTGGTCGACGACCTCCTCGCGATCACGATCATCGCGCTCTTCTACACCGAGGAGCTCGACCTGGCCTTCCTCGGACTGGGCCTGCTGCCCATCCTGCTCTTCGCCCTGCTGGTGCAGAAGCGCATCTTCAACGGGGTGCTGCTGATCCCGCTCGCGCTCGTCGCCTGGGTGCTGGTGCACGAGTCCGGCGTGCACGCCACCGTCGCCGGCGTGCTGCTCGGCTTCACCGTGCCGGTGCTGCGCCGTGACGAGGACAGCAACAAGCCCGGCCTGGCCGAGCACCTCGAGCACCTCGTGCGCCCGGTCTCGGCCGGCTTCGCGGTGCCGGTCTTCGCCTTCTTCGCCGCCGGCGTGACGGTGGGCGGCTTCAGCGGGCTCGTGGAGTCGCTGCAGGACCCCGTCGCCATCGGCATCGTGACCGGGCTGGTCGTCGGCAAGGCGGTGGGCATCACCGGCTCGACCTGGCTGTTGTCGAAGTTCACCAAGGCCGACCTCGACGACGAGCTGTCGTGGATCGACGTGGTGGGGCTCTCGCTGCTGGCCGGCATCGGCTTCACGGTCTCGCTGCTCATCGGCGAGCTCGCCTTCGGCAGCTCCTCCGAGCGCGACGAGCACGTCAAGGTCGGGGTGCTCGTGGGCTCCCTGGTCGCCGTGCTGCTGGCCTCGATCGTGCTGCGCGCGCGCAACCGGGTCTACAAGTCGATGTGGGACGCCGAGCAGGTCGACAAGGACCGCGACGACATCCCCGACGTCTACCAGACCGGCGACCAGGACCCGGCCACCCCGCCGGCCTGA
- a CDS encoding phage holin family protein, translating to MAIEPVKDTDPTIGRLVTDASRDISTLISKEIQLAKSELKVSVKAGGIGVGLFAAAGFLGVLAVIMLSVAIAYFIHWNGSGLSLHWAFLIVFGAYVALAGLLVLIGVKKVKQVRAPEKAISQGKQIPSALKGKHSA from the coding sequence ATGGCCATCGAGCCGGTCAAGGACACCGATCCCACCATCGGGCGTCTTGTCACCGACGCCAGCCGCGACATCTCCACCCTGATCTCGAAGGAGATCCAGCTCGCCAAGTCGGAGCTGAAGGTGAGCGTCAAGGCCGGTGGCATCGGCGTGGGGCTCTTCGCCGCGGCCGGCTTCCTCGGCGTGCTGGCCGTCATCATGCTCTCGGTGGCCATCGCCTACTTCATCCACTGGAACGGCTCCGGGCTCTCCCTGCACTGGGCGTTCCTGATCGTCTTCGGCGCGTACGTCGCCCTCGCGGGGCTGCTGGTGCTCATCGGCGTGAAGAAGGTCAAGCAGGTGCGGGCGCCCGAGAAGGCCATCTCCCAGGGCAAGCAGATCCCCTCGGCACTCAAGGGCAAGCACAGCGCCTGA
- a CDS encoding MarP family serine protease: MNLLDWLLVLLVVAYALSGYWQGFITGAFATAGLLAGGLFGIWLAPIALGDANPSLLVTLGALFIVILAASLGQATLQYVGARLRSRITWQPVRALDAVGGAALSAVAVLLVAWALGVAVSGSRIAGVTPMVRASTVLAKVDSALPQSAGGLLQTFNTVVGTSFFPRYLEPFAPERIIEVGPGSEKMLQRPAVQRAAPSVLKVRGANSCGSGVEGTGFVYAPDRLMTNAHVVAGVDTPQVQTADGPVEGQVVYYNPDVDVAVVAFDSGALPALDFADAAPRDAVAVLGYPLDGPYDVRAARIRAEQRLRSPNIYGDGTVIREVFSLRGLVRPGNSGGPIVSTSGDVVGVIFAASVTDGDTGYALTTDQVEQAAEQGRSATGAVSTGACA; the protein is encoded by the coding sequence ATGAACCTCCTCGACTGGCTGCTGGTCCTCCTCGTCGTCGCCTACGCCCTCTCCGGCTACTGGCAGGGCTTCATCACCGGCGCCTTCGCCACCGCAGGCCTGCTGGCCGGCGGCCTCTTCGGCATCTGGCTGGCGCCGATCGCCCTGGGCGACGCCAACCCCTCGCTGCTGGTGACCCTGGGGGCGCTGTTCATCGTGATCCTGGCCGCCTCGCTGGGCCAGGCCACCTTGCAGTACGTCGGTGCGCGGCTGCGGTCGCGCATCACCTGGCAGCCCGTGCGCGCGCTCGACGCCGTGGGGGGCGCTGCCCTGAGCGCGGTCGCGGTGCTGCTGGTGGCCTGGGCGCTGGGCGTGGCCGTCTCGGGGTCGCGGATCGCGGGCGTGACCCCGATGGTGCGGGCCTCGACGGTGCTGGCCAAGGTCGACTCGGCGCTGCCGCAGTCGGCCGGGGGACTGCTGCAGACCTTCAACACCGTGGTCGGCACCAGCTTCTTCCCCCGCTACCTCGAGCCCTTCGCGCCCGAGCGGATCATCGAGGTCGGGCCCGGCTCGGAGAAGATGCTGCAGCGTCCGGCGGTGCAGCGCGCCGCTCCGAGCGTGCTGAAGGTCCGGGGCGCCAACTCGTGCGGCAGCGGGGTCGAGGGCACCGGGTTCGTCTACGCCCCCGACCGGCTGATGACCAACGCCCACGTCGTCGCCGGTGTCGACACCCCCCAGGTGCAGACCGCCGACGGTCCGGTCGAGGGCCAGGTCGTCTACTACAACCCCGACGTCGACGTCGCGGTCGTCGCCTTCGACTCCGGCGCCCTGCCGGCCCTCGACTTCGCCGACGCGGCGCCCCGCGACGCCGTGGCCGTGCTCGGCTACCCGCTCGACGGCCCCTACGACGTGCGGGCCGCGCGCATCCGCGCCGAGCAGCGGCTGCGCTCGCCCAACATCTACGGCGACGGCACCGTGATCCGCGAGGTGTTCTCGCTGCGCGGGCTGGTGCGCCCGGGCAACTCCGGGGGGCCGATCGTCTCCACGTCGGGCGACGTCGTGGGCGTCATCTTCGCGGCGTCGGTGACCGACGGCGACACCGGCTACGCGCTGACCACCGACCAGGTGGAGCAGGCCGCCGAGCAGGGCCGCTCGGCCACCGGCGCGGTCTCGACCGGAGCGTGTGCCTAG
- a CDS encoding NUDIX hydrolase — protein sequence MSGSSGSMAPLPEWLLPVQAAAQAITAGHLTRFTPPADGSARPGAVLMLFAEGPQGPELLLTERAHDMRSHPGQVSFPGGGVDPGESAVQAALREAEEEVGLEPAEVRVFATLPDLWLPPSNFAVTPVLGWWAHPSGVHIASRHEVHAIHHVPISELLDPEHRVTVRHPRGYQSPGFMIGPDNDVILWGFTGGIIAKLFDFLGWTQPWDETRVRDLPAHMLAADPRPTPGLLDIEDEPDRPHEDI from the coding sequence GTGAGCGGCTCCAGCGGTTCCATGGCGCCGCTGCCCGAGTGGCTGCTGCCCGTGCAGGCCGCCGCCCAGGCCATCACCGCCGGCCACCTCACCCGCTTCACCCCGCCGGCCGACGGCAGCGCCCGCCCCGGCGCCGTGCTGATGCTCTTCGCCGAGGGGCCGCAGGGCCCCGAGCTGCTGCTCACCGAGCGCGCCCACGACATGCGGTCGCACCCGGGCCAGGTCTCCTTCCCCGGAGGCGGCGTCGACCCCGGCGAGAGCGCGGTGCAGGCGGCGCTGCGCGAGGCGGAGGAGGAGGTGGGTCTCGAGCCCGCCGAGGTCCGGGTCTTCGCGACCCTGCCCGACCTGTGGCTGCCGCCGAGCAACTTCGCGGTCACGCCGGTGCTGGGCTGGTGGGCGCACCCGAGCGGCGTGCACATCGCCAGCCGCCACGAGGTGCACGCCATCCACCACGTGCCGATCAGCGAGCTGCTCGACCCCGAGCACCGGGTCACCGTGCGCCACCCGCGCGGCTACCAGAGCCCCGGCTTCATGATCGGGCCCGACAACGACGTGATCCTGTGGGGCTTCACCGGCGGCATCATCGCCAAGCTCTTCGACTTCCTGGGCTGGACCCAGCCGTGGGACGAGACCCGGGTGCGCGACCTGCCCGCGCACATGCTGGCCGCCGACCCCCGCCCGACGCCGGGCCTCCTCGACATCGAGGACGAGCCCGACCGACCCCACGAGGACATCTGA
- a CDS encoding TlpA family protein disulfide reductase, translating into MTRRRTAPVLAAVALVLSACSGEDGSFVAAPGPAQIDVDTPALREAKAEAGIEDCRPGDGAPVEGGLPELELACFGGGPAVDLATLRGPLVLNAWFATCAPCKRELPVLQDFYAQHGDRVDVLGVDFADPITEGAMELLVESGVTYPQVADTEGELGLDPVVRAVAFPTTVLVGADGAVEAVLPMEIRSVAQLEGLVAEHLGLVL; encoded by the coding sequence GTGACCCGACGCCGCACCGCCCCCGTCCTGGCGGCGGTGGCCCTCGTGCTCAGCGCCTGCTCGGGTGAGGACGGCTCGTTCGTGGCCGCCCCCGGCCCGGCGCAGATCGACGTCGACACCCCCGCGCTGCGCGAGGCCAAGGCCGAGGCCGGCATCGAGGACTGCCGTCCCGGCGACGGTGCACCCGTCGAGGGCGGGCTGCCCGAGCTCGAGCTCGCCTGCTTCGGCGGCGGTCCCGCCGTCGACCTGGCGACGCTGCGGGGGCCGCTGGTCCTCAACGCGTGGTTCGCCACCTGCGCGCCGTGCAAGCGCGAGCTGCCGGTCCTGCAGGACTTCTATGCCCAGCACGGCGACCGGGTCGACGTGCTGGGCGTCGACTTCGCCGACCCGATCACCGAGGGCGCGATGGAGCTGCTCGTCGAGAGCGGCGTGACCTACCCCCAGGTCGCCGACACCGAGGGCGAGCTGGGGCTCGACCCGGTGGTGCGCGCGGTCGCCTTCCCCACCACGGTGCTGGTCGGGGCCGACGGCGCGGTCGAGGCGGTGCTGCCGATGGAGATCCGCAGCGTCGCGCAGCTCGAGGGCCTCGTCGCCGAGCACCTGGGGCTCGTGCTGTGA
- the nth gene encoding endonuclease III, which produces MPAAETPTALVRRARKTHRVLAETYPEARCELDFDDAFQLLVVTVLSAQTTDRRVNAVRPTLFAAYPDARAMAGADRGVLEEIVGPLGFFRAKTESLLKLSAHLVEHHDGEVPPRLVDLVKLPGVGRKTANVVLGNAFDVPGITVDTHFGRLARRLGWTEETDPVKVEHAVGALFPKKDWTMLSHRLIWHGRRRCHAQRPACGACPVARWCPSYGEGPTDPETAAALVKTEARR; this is translated from the coding sequence GTGCCCGCCGCCGAGACCCCCACCGCCCTCGTGCGTCGTGCCCGCAAGACCCACCGGGTGCTCGCCGAGACCTACCCCGAGGCCCGCTGCGAGCTCGACTTCGACGACGCCTTCCAGCTGCTCGTGGTGACCGTGCTGTCCGCGCAGACCACCGACCGGCGGGTCAACGCGGTGCGACCCACGCTCTTCGCCGCCTACCCCGACGCCCGGGCGATGGCGGGCGCCGACCGAGGCGTGCTCGAGGAGATCGTCGGTCCGCTCGGCTTCTTCCGCGCCAAGACCGAGTCGCTGCTCAAGCTCTCGGCCCACCTGGTGGAGCACCACGACGGCGAGGTCCCGCCCCGGCTGGTCGACCTGGTCAAGCTGCCGGGGGTCGGGCGCAAGACCGCCAACGTGGTGCTCGGCAACGCCTTCGACGTGCCCGGCATCACCGTCGACACCCACTTCGGCCGGTTGGCGCGCCGCCTGGGCTGGACCGAGGAGACCGACCCGGTCAAGGTCGAGCACGCCGTGGGGGCGCTGTTCCCCAAGAAGGACTGGACGATGCTGAGCCACCGGCTGATCTGGCACGGCCGCCGGCGCTGCCACGCCCAGCGCCCGGCCTGCGGTGCCTGCCCGGTGGCGCGCTGGTGCCCGTCGTACGGCGAGGGCCCGACCGACCCCGAGACCGCGGCCGCGCTGGTCAAGACCGAGGCGCGCCGGTGA
- a CDS encoding Crp/Fnr family transcriptional regulator: MDNDVLRQAPLFSALDDEAASALRTSMTESRLRRGDVLFREGDSGDKLYIVLEGKVKLGRTSADGRENLLAILGPGQMFGELSLFDPGPRSATVTAVTDASFASLSHEDLLRWLEGRPVVARGLLTQLAGRLRKANDVVADLVFSDVPGRVAKALLDLADRFGRTADDGVHVHHDLTQEELAQLVGASRETVNKALADFASRGWLRLEPRSVVIMDLERMSRRAR; the protein is encoded by the coding sequence GTGGACAACGACGTACTGCGTCAGGCACCACTCTTCAGCGCCCTGGACGACGAGGCGGCCTCCGCGCTGCGCACGTCCATGACCGAGAGCCGGCTGCGCCGTGGTGACGTCCTGTTCCGCGAGGGCGACTCCGGCGACAAGCTCTACATCGTGCTCGAGGGCAAGGTGAAGCTCGGCCGCACCTCAGCCGACGGGCGCGAGAACCTGCTGGCGATCCTGGGCCCCGGCCAGATGTTCGGCGAGCTCTCGCTCTTCGACCCGGGCCCGCGCTCGGCGACCGTCACCGCCGTCACCGACGCCTCCTTCGCCTCGCTGTCCCACGAGGACCTGCTGCGCTGGCTCGAGGGGCGCCCGGTCGTGGCCCGCGGCCTGCTCACCCAGCTCGCCGGGCGACTGCGCAAGGCCAACGACGTCGTGGCCGACCTGGTCTTCTCCGACGTGCCCGGGCGTGTGGCCAAGGCGCTGCTCGACCTCGCCGACCGCTTCGGCCGCACCGCCGACGACGGCGTGCACGTGCACCACGACCTCACCCAGGAGGAGCTCGCCCAGCTGGTCGGCGCCTCCCGCGAGACGGTCAACAAGGCGCTGGCCGACTTCGCCTCGCGCGGCTGGCTGCGCCTCGAGCCCCGCTCGGTGGTCATCATGGACCTCGAGCGGATGTCTCGCCGCGCCCGCTGA